Proteins encoded by one window of Polaribacter haliotis:
- a CDS encoding O-methyltransferase yields the protein MHFLPENIDNYVVAHSQQEPKILQELTKETWQKVLNPRMLSGAFQGRVLSMISKLTSPKNILEIGTYTGYSALCLAEGLAKNGAIFTIDKNEELETLQNKYFEKSEYRNQITQLVGNAIEIIPKINAKFDLVFIDADKSNYINYFHLIIDKMNSGGIILSDNVLWSGKVVEKLDPKDLDTKVLLEYNKLLNEDVRIETVLLPIRDGLTISRVK from the coding sequence ATGCACTTTCTACCCGAAAATATAGACAATTACGTAGTTGCACATTCGCAACAAGAGCCTAAAATATTACAAGAATTAACGAAAGAAACTTGGCAAAAAGTTCTAAACCCAAGAATGTTAAGTGGTGCTTTTCAAGGGAGAGTTTTATCGATGATTTCTAAATTAACTTCACCCAAAAATATTCTTGAAATAGGAACTTACACAGGTTATTCTGCACTTTGTTTGGCAGAAGGTTTGGCGAAAAATGGTGCTATTTTTACGATTGATAAAAATGAAGAATTAGAAACACTTCAAAATAAATACTTCGAAAAATCAGAATATCGAAATCAAATTACGCAGTTAGTTGGAAATGCCATAGAAATTATTCCAAAAATTAATGCAAAATTCGATTTGGTTTTTATAGATGCAGATAAATCTAACTATATTAATTACTTCCATTTAATTATTGATAAAATGAATTCTGGCGGCATTATTTTGTCTGACAATGTGCTTTGGAGTGGAAAAGTAGTAGAAAAACTAGACCCAAAAGATCTAGATACAAAAGTACTTTTAGAGTATAATAAATTATTAAATGAAGATGTTAGAATAGAAACTGTTTTGCTACCAATTAGAGATGGTTTAACAATAAGTAGAGTAAAATAA
- a CDS encoding nuclear transport factor 2 family protein, whose amino-acid sequence MIRIVTLLIIITFSTTISGQKNKEEIAIKSVIDTFFEGLHKGDSTLMKSTLHREVKIQTTSTNKEGNKILITDSLEKLLTGVANKKPSHIYLEKLTSIDIKIDGNLASVWTPYEFYFNGKFSHCGANSFQLFNNNGIWQIIYLVDMRRRENCETLKEKK is encoded by the coding sequence ATGATTCGCATTGTCACACTTTTAATTATTATTACTTTTTCTACCACTATTTCTGGACAAAAAAATAAAGAGGAAATTGCCATAAAAAGCGTTATTGATACTTTTTTTGAAGGCTTGCATAAAGGCGATAGTACACTTATGAAATCTACTTTACATAGAGAAGTGAAAATTCAAACAACATCAACAAATAAAGAGGGCAATAAAATATTAATTACAGATAGTTTAGAAAAATTACTTACGGGTGTTGCCAATAAAAAACCGTCGCACATTTATTTAGAAAAACTGACTTCAATAGACATTAAAATTGATGGAAATTTAGCTTCAGTTTGGACACCTTACGAATTTTATTTCAATGGAAAGTTTAGTCATTGTGGAGCGAACTCTTTTCAGCTTTTTAACAACAATGGCATTTGGCAAATAATTTATTTGGTAGATATGAGAAGAAGAGAAAATTGCGAAACTTTAAAAGAAAAAAAATAG
- a CDS encoding RNA methyltransferase, translating to MRKLKNNELGRITVDEFKSVEKTPLIVVLDNIRSLNNIGSVFRTSDAFLVEKIYLCGISATPPNKDIHKTALGATESVTWEYAEDTLELVKKLKAENIKVLSIEQAENSTKLNTFFPIENEKYAIVMGNEVKGVQQEVVNASDFCIEIPQLGTKHSLNISVTTGVVIWDLFCKMKK from the coding sequence ATGAGAAAACTTAAAAATAACGAGTTAGGTAGAATTACGGTTGATGAATTTAAATCTGTTGAAAAAACGCCTTTAATTGTCGTTTTAGACAATATTAGAAGCTTAAATAATATTGGTTCCGTATTTAGAACTTCGGATGCTTTTCTGGTAGAAAAAATCTATTTATGTGGCATTTCTGCAACGCCACCAAATAAAGACATTCATAAAACTGCTTTGGGTGCAACAGAATCTGTGACTTGGGAATATGCTGAAGATACTTTGGAATTAGTTAAAAAATTGAAAGCAGAAAACATTAAAGTTTTGTCTATTGAACAAGCAGAAAATAGTACAAAGCTGAATACTTTTTTCCCAATAGAAAATGAAAAATACGCCATTGTAATGGGAAATGAAGTAAAAGGTGTGCAACAAGAAGTGGTTAATGCTTCTGATTTTTGTATTGAAATTCCACAATTAGGTACCAAACATTCTTTGAATATTTCTGTAACTACAGGGGTTGTAATTTGGGATTTGTTTTGTAAAATGAAGAAATAA
- the panB gene encoding 3-methyl-2-oxobutanoate hydroxymethyltransferase: MSTAKKQYKRVTVKSLVDMKANGEKISMLTAYDYTMAKILDSAGIDVLLVGDSASNVMAGHETTLPITLDQMIYHASSVVRAIERCLVVVDLPFGSYQSDPKEALRSAIRIMKESGGHSIKLEGGKEVKESIKRILNAGIPVMGHLGLTPQSIYKFGTYTVRAKEEEEAEQLMEDALMLERIGCFAIVLEKVPAKLAKQVADAISIPVIGIGAGNGVDGQVLVTHDMIGMTHEFHPRFLRRYLDLYKDMTGAFESYITDVKSGDFPSDKEQY; the protein is encoded by the coding sequence ATGTCTACAGCTAAAAAGCAATATAAACGTGTAACTGTAAAATCTTTGGTTGATATGAAAGCCAATGGAGAAAAAATCTCTATGCTTACTGCCTATGATTATACCATGGCAAAAATTTTAGATAGTGCAGGAATCGATGTTTTATTAGTTGGCGATTCTGCTTCTAATGTTATGGCTGGGCATGAAACTACGTTGCCAATTACTTTAGATCAAATGATTTATCATGCAAGTTCTGTGGTTAGAGCTATTGAGCGTTGTTTGGTGGTGGTAGATTTACCTTTCGGAAGTTACCAATCGGACCCAAAAGAAGCCTTGCGTTCTGCGATTCGAATTATGAAAGAATCTGGAGGACATTCTATAAAATTAGAAGGTGGAAAAGAAGTAAAAGAATCTATAAAACGTATTTTAAATGCCGGAATTCCTGTAATGGGCCATTTGGGTTTAACGCCACAATCTATTTATAAATTCGGAACGTATACTGTTAGAGCTAAAGAGGAAGAAGAAGCAGAACAATTAATGGAAGATGCTTTAATGCTCGAAAGAATTGGTTGTTTTGCCATTGTTTTAGAGAAAGTTCCTGCAAAATTAGCAAAGCAAGTTGCAGATGCAATTTCTATTCCTGTAATTGGAATTGGCGCTGGAAATGGTGTTGATGGACAGGTTTTAGTTACCCATGATATGATTGGAATGACACACGAATTTCATCCTCGTTTTTTACGTAGATATTTAGATTTATATAAAGATATGACTGGCGCTTTTGAAAGCTATATTACCGATGTAAAAAGTGGCGATTTTCCAAGTGATAAGGAGCAGTATTAA
- the mutS gene encoding DNA mismatch repair protein MutS, with product MAKSKPKKVTPLMKQYNAIKNKYPDAMLLFRVGDFYETFGEDAKKAAGVLGITLTKRGAGSETETALAGFPHHSLNTYLPKLVKAGMRVAICDQLEDPKMTKTIVKRGVTELVTPGVSLNDEVLQTKTNNFLAAVHFDKKQLGISFLDVSTGEYLVAQGNEEYIDKLLQNFSPSEVLVQKQHKQQFLELFENRYYTFYLDDWVFQAEYANETLQNHFEVKTLKGFGVQDLKNGIIAAGAVLYYLSETQHNQLKHIQQISRIAEDNYVWMDRFTVRNLELYNPNSINAVTLLNVIDKTISPMGGRLLKRWLALPLKNIVEIKNRHELVKFFIDSDDFSKTVTYQLKQISDLERLISKVATGKASPREIVLLKDSLKAILPIKTTSEKSKNKAVKELGNQLHTCEVLIEKITETLFDDAPVNINKGNAIASGVHQELDDLRAISNSGKEYLDNMLARETERTGINSLKIAFNNVFGYYIEVRNTHKDKVPEEWIRKQTLVNAERYITEELKEYETKILGAEEKIAKLEQEIFSKLLQYVIGFVQKVQENAQIIAKIDCLLSFSVLAIDNNYVRPIMDESTDLEIKNGRHPVIEKQLPIDQTYIANDVVLNRNLQQIIMITGPNMSGKSAILRQTALIVLLAQMGSYVPAQNAKIGIVDKIFTRVGASDNISMGESTFMVEMNETASILNNVSNRSLILLDEIGRGTSTYDGISIAWAISEFLHEHPSKAKTLFATHYHELNEMTSTFERIKNFNVSVKELEDNIIFLRKLVSGGSNHSFGIHVAKLAGMPNMVIHRANKILAQLEKNNKNSEVKDVLKQSQHEEMQLSFFQLDDPLLENIRDEILSTNIDTLTPIEALMKLNEIKRMLTKK from the coding sequence TTGGCAAAATCCAAACCAAAAAAGGTAACGCCTTTAATGAAACAGTACAATGCTATCAAGAATAAATATCCTGATGCAATGTTGCTTTTTCGTGTGGGAGATTTTTACGAAACTTTTGGTGAAGATGCTAAAAAAGCCGCTGGTGTTTTAGGAATTACCTTAACAAAAAGAGGCGCAGGAAGTGAGACTGAAACTGCGTTGGCAGGTTTTCCTCATCATTCTTTAAATACGTATTTACCAAAGTTGGTAAAAGCTGGTATGCGTGTGGCAATTTGCGATCAGTTAGAAGACCCAAAAATGACCAAAACCATCGTAAAACGTGGTGTTACAGAATTGGTTACGCCTGGAGTTTCTTTAAATGACGAAGTTTTACAAACCAAAACAAACAACTTTCTTGCTGCTGTTCATTTTGATAAAAAACAACTAGGAATTTCATTTTTAGACGTTTCTACTGGCGAATATTTGGTTGCTCAAGGAAATGAAGAATACATAGATAAATTATTGCAAAACTTTTCGCCAAGTGAAGTTTTGGTTCAAAAACAGCACAAACAACAATTTTTAGAACTGTTTGAAAACAGATATTATACGTTTTATTTGGATGATTGGGTTTTTCAAGCAGAATATGCAAACGAAACTTTACAGAATCATTTTGAGGTAAAAACATTAAAAGGTTTTGGCGTTCAAGATTTAAAAAACGGAATTATTGCAGCTGGAGCAGTGTTGTATTATTTATCGGAAACACAACACAATCAGTTAAAACACATTCAACAAATTAGCAGAATTGCAGAAGATAATTATGTTTGGATGGATCGTTTTACGGTCAGAAATTTGGAGCTTTATAATCCGAATTCTATAAATGCAGTTACACTTTTAAACGTTATTGACAAAACCATTTCTCCAATGGGTGGACGATTGTTAAAACGTTGGTTGGCTTTGCCTTTGAAGAACATTGTTGAAATTAAAAATCGCCATGAATTGGTAAAGTTTTTTATAGATTCAGATGATTTTTCTAAAACAGTAACCTATCAACTAAAACAAATTTCCGATTTAGAAAGACTCATTTCTAAAGTGGCAACTGGTAAAGCTTCGCCAAGAGAAATTGTACTTTTAAAAGATTCTTTAAAAGCCATTTTACCTATAAAAACAACTTCAGAAAAAAGTAAAAATAAAGCGGTTAAAGAACTCGGAAATCAGTTGCATACTTGCGAAGTTTTAATTGAAAAAATTACGGAAACCCTGTTTGATGATGCTCCTGTAAACATCAATAAAGGAAATGCAATTGCTTCTGGTGTTCATCAAGAACTAGACGATTTACGTGCGATTTCCAATTCTGGGAAAGAGTATTTAGACAATATGTTAGCTCGTGAAACAGAACGCACAGGAATCAACAGTTTAAAGATTGCGTTTAACAATGTTTTTGGATATTATATTGAAGTTAGAAACACTCATAAAGACAAAGTACCTGAAGAATGGATTCGTAAGCAAACCTTGGTAAATGCAGAGCGTTATATTACTGAAGAATTAAAAGAATACGAAACAAAAATTTTAGGTGCTGAAGAAAAAATTGCCAAATTAGAACAAGAAATTTTTTCTAAATTATTGCAATATGTCATCGGTTTTGTACAAAAAGTACAAGAAAATGCACAAATTATTGCAAAAATTGACTGTTTACTCTCTTTTTCTGTTTTAGCGATTGATAACAATTATGTGCGCCCAATTATGGATGAAAGCACAGATTTAGAAATAAAAAATGGAAGACATCCTGTTATTGAAAAGCAGTTGCCAATCGACCAAACGTATATTGCTAACGATGTTGTTTTAAACAGAAACTTGCAACAAATAATTATGATTACTGGGCCAAATATGTCTGGTAAATCAGCCATTTTAAGACAAACTGCTTTGATTGTTTTATTAGCGCAAATGGGAAGTTATGTGCCTGCTCAAAACGCAAAAATTGGTATTGTAGACAAAATTTTTACCAGAGTTGGTGCGAGTGATAATATTTCTATGGGCGAATCTACTTTTATGGTAGAAATGAATGAAACTGCTTCCATTTTGAATAATGTTTCTAATAGAAGTTTAATTTTATTAGATGAAATCGGAAGAGGAACCTCAACCTATGATGGAATTTCGATTGCTTGGGCAATTTCTGAGTTTCTGCACGAACATCCATCCAAAGCAAAAACGTTATTTGCCACACATTATCACGAATTAAATGAAATGACTTCCACTTTTGAGCGCATTAAAAACTTTAATGTGTCAGTAAAAGAATTGGAAGACAATATTATTTTCCTTCGAAAGCTCGTTTCTGGAGGCTCTAATCATAGTTTTGGTATTCACGTAGCAAAACTTGCTGGAATGCCAAATATGGTGATTCATAGAGCGAATAAAATACTGGCTCAATTAGAGAAAAACAATAAAAACTCGGAAGTTAAAGACGTTTTAAAACAATCTCAACACGAAGAAATGCAGTTAAGTTTCTTTCAATTAGATGATCCATTGTTAGAAAATATTAGAGATGAGATTTTATCAACAAATATTGATACGTTAACACCAATTGAAGCGTTAATGAAATTGAACGAAATTAAGCGAATGTTGACAAAAAAGTAA
- a CDS encoding Sec-independent protein translocase subunit TatA/TatB: MNSIVLFISGPEIMVIMLIVVMVFGADKIPEIARGLGKGMRQIKDATNDIKQEIKDSSDNIGADTKNLTKDINKEINSVKDGIDDFTGPVKRQF, translated from the coding sequence ATGAATTCGATTGTACTTTTTATTAGCGGTCCAGAAATTATGGTTATTATGTTAATCGTAGTTATGGTTTTTGGTGCAGATAAAATTCCTGAAATTGCCAGAGGTTTAGGGAAAGGAATGCGTCAAATTAAAGACGCAACCAACGATATTAAGCAAGAAATAAAAGATAGTTCAGATAATATTGGTGCAGATACCAAGAATCTTACGAAAGACATTAATAAAGAAATTAACTCTGTAAAAGACGGGATTGACGATTTTACTGGACCTGTAAAGAGACAGTTTTAG
- a CDS encoding sigma-70 family RNA polymerase sigma factor, with amino-acid sequence MAEDINTINSNKWIDNYADYLFNYAISRVNNSDLAKDLVQDTFFAGLKSAKNFQGKSTERTWLVSILKRKIIDYYRKINSKKGKAEVRMNFYDDGENEGNWLEERVPQNWENQSEKSIETEELKNQLEACIDNLPEKYALVFRLKTIQEFETEEICKELDITASNLWVIIHRARTQLRKCMEDNWFNN; translated from the coding sequence ATGGCAGAAGATATAAACACGATAAATTCCAATAAATGGATTGATAATTACGCAGATTACCTGTTTAATTATGCAATTTCTCGTGTTAATAATAGCGATTTAGCAAAAGATTTAGTGCAAGATACTTTCTTTGCTGGATTAAAATCTGCTAAAAATTTCCAAGGAAAATCTACAGAAAGAACTTGGTTAGTTTCCATTTTAAAAAGAAAAATTATAGATTATTATCGTAAAATTAATTCTAAAAAAGGGAAAGCCGAAGTTAGAATGAATTTTTATGATGATGGAGAAAATGAAGGAAATTGGTTAGAAGAAAGAGTTCCACAAAATTGGGAAAATCAATCTGAAAAAAGTATAGAAACAGAAGAACTTAAAAATCAATTAGAAGCTTGTATCGATAATTTGCCCGAAAAGTATGCTTTGGTTTTTCGTTTAAAGACAATTCAAGAGTTCGAAACTGAAGAAATTTGTAAGGAGTTAGATATTACTGCGTCAAATTTATGGGTTATCATTCACAGAGCTAGAACACAGCTTAGAAAATGTATGGAAGATAACTGGTTTAATAATTAG
- a CDS encoding RNA methyltransferase, whose translation MVNNLEQGFFGIGIQNGKTPENLGVLWRSAQNLGASFIFTIGNRYAKQACDTHKAFGAMPYFHYETFEDFFNNLPKGAMLVGVELDEKAVQLETFKHPKRCVYLLGAEDHGMSKLAIEKSHHLVKFKSELSLNVSVAGSIIMYDRQAKLNF comes from the coding sequence ATGGTAAATAATTTAGAACAAGGTTTTTTCGGAATTGGAATTCAGAATGGAAAAACTCCTGAAAATTTAGGTGTTCTTTGGCGTTCTGCACAAAATTTAGGCGCAAGTTTTATATTTACCATTGGTAATAGGTATGCAAAACAAGCTTGCGATACTCATAAAGCTTTTGGTGCAATGCCTTATTTTCATTACGAAACTTTTGAAGATTTCTTTAACAATCTACCTAAAGGTGCCATGTTAGTTGGTGTAGAACTAGATGAAAAAGCGGTTCAATTAGAGACTTTTAAACACCCTAAACGTTGTGTGTATTTATTAGGTGCAGAAGATCATGGAATGTCTAAATTAGCTATTGAAAAATCACATCATTTAGTAAAATTTAAGTCAGAATTAAGTTTAAACGTTTCTGTAGCAGGAAGCATTATTATGTACGATCGACAAGCAAAGTTAAATTTTTAA